A single window of Novipirellula galeiformis DNA harbors:
- a CDS encoding neutral/alkaline non-lysosomal ceramidase N-terminal domain-containing protein: MSINEPLRSTFTPNRRQFIGAGAMSAGAVLSSGNLFAETTADAFAMGHAEVDTTPPLGIELAGFHKPVGQERVITGIRQPTAARALVLRVKDQWVALVSLDIAGVSASFAKQVQQRVAEQTGIPSSNVRVCATHTHSMPAFFFLRQWGAIPEDYQRETLEKVVTAVRLAKEDLSSAALYVGESQVEGGNFNRTSSTWKTDKEFTAESSDTQRWLDTTLHVLRFERANKPDVLWYHFSCHPVCYGDGEAGPDWVGLVAKAVREKHGVTPGYLQGHAGDVNPGDGKIWIGKAEPTAAAITKGIDQAIAACQRVAVPELRTVTEQFEVPLDIELLKQQLQQYRENPEQCTGGEWVDARFAKSWFEAAEKWSLEKKSHATPVSALRLGELGMLFHSSELYSYYGLQIRRDSPFEKTIVVGYTDDLIGYLTDPRAYQAGEYAAITVPRIVNLPPFTRSAASELPRLADSLWQRTT; encoded by the coding sequence ATGAGTATTAACGAACCCCTTCGGTCCACGTTCACTCCCAATCGTCGCCAGTTTATTGGTGCCGGTGCGATGTCGGCGGGAGCGGTGTTGTCCTCGGGCAATCTGTTTGCCGAGACGACGGCGGATGCGTTTGCGATGGGACATGCCGAGGTCGACACGACACCGCCATTGGGGATCGAACTCGCTGGATTTCATAAGCCGGTGGGTCAAGAGCGTGTGATCACCGGCATTCGCCAGCCAACCGCCGCGCGGGCGTTGGTGCTGCGGGTCAAGGATCAATGGGTTGCCTTGGTTTCATTGGATATCGCAGGTGTATCGGCTAGCTTTGCGAAACAAGTGCAACAGCGAGTGGCGGAACAAACGGGGATTCCAAGTTCGAATGTCCGCGTTTGCGCCACGCACACCCATTCCATGCCTGCGTTTTTCTTTCTGCGTCAATGGGGAGCGATTCCCGAAGACTATCAAAGGGAGACACTTGAGAAGGTTGTCACGGCGGTTCGTCTGGCAAAGGAAGACCTTTCATCGGCAGCGCTGTATGTTGGCGAGAGTCAGGTCGAAGGGGGGAATTTCAATCGCACCAGTTCGACATGGAAAACCGATAAAGAATTCACGGCAGAGTCAAGCGACACGCAGCGCTGGCTCGATACCACGCTGCACGTGTTGCGTTTTGAGCGTGCCAACAAACCCGACGTGTTGTGGTACCACTTTTCCTGCCATCCGGTTTGTTACGGCGACGGCGAAGCGGGACCCGACTGGGTGGGGTTGGTTGCCAAGGCGGTGCGCGAGAAGCACGGGGTCACGCCAGGTTACTTGCAAGGTCATGCCGGTGATGTGAATCCAGGCGATGGCAAGATTTGGATTGGCAAGGCGGAACCCACCGCCGCAGCGATCACCAAGGGGATCGACCAAGCGATCGCGGCTTGCCAACGGGTTGCGGTACCGGAATTGCGGACGGTCACGGAGCAATTTGAGGTGCCGCTCGATATCGAGTTGCTGAAACAGCAGTTGCAGCAGTATCGAGAGAACCCCGAACAGTGTACCGGCGGCGAATGGGTCGATGCGCGGTTTGCAAAGTCGTGGTTTGAAGCGGCGGAGAAGTGGAGCCTAGAGAAAAAGAGCCACGCAACACCGGTTTCCGCATTACGACTTGGAGAGCTCGGGATGCTGTTTCATTCGAGCGAACTCTACAGTTACTACGGTTTGCAAATTCGTCGCGATTCACCATTTGAGAAAACAATCGTCGTCGGATACACGGACGATTTGATTGGTTATTTGACGGATCCGCGGGCCTATCAAGCGGGCGAATACGCGGCGATCACGGTGCCGCGAATCGTTAATTTGCCTCCCTTTACCCGCTCGGCCGCCAGTGAATTGCCGCGTCTGGCCGACTCACTTTGGCAACGCACGACGTGA
- a CDS encoding dienelactone hydrolase family protein, translated as MNQYHSTPIAMARMTFLYLLSSLTPVFAADPNAAANELEFTLQRTVSHQGFDGKQCWVHARAGVIPPGKESDEPSIVMTMQKLLLTGSDVFYALNQTRSDAQGETWSDPVSIDSFARQSVSADPSAELPTGAAIAPQLLRAGDETVVCDFTPKWHASSQRLLGIGQTTWYRNNRGLHPAPRGIAYASLDPKSNEWTDWATVDLPAEPKFQNAGAGSVQRVDLPGGDVLLPIYFKVASDKQYSVTVVRCRYDGHTLEYIEHGNEMTVPVQRGLVEPSLTLFGGRYYLTIRNDEHGYVAVSKDGLNFDTPRRWTFDDGSDLGNYNTQQHWVTHSDGLFLVYTRRGANNDHVFRHRAPLWIARVDPEQLHVIRETEQILVPESGARLGNFGVTEVSPTETWVTVAEWMQPKGVEKHGSDNRVFVAKLKWNRPNHAFNVQPNSGEGTAWNTIKPYFSPPQSLESEMGSFRSPLRFNDGSPVETKQDWTRRRAEILAQWEAHLGQWPPLITEPELEFLGSQRRENFTQHHVRFQWTPSEKTTGYLLVPEGEGPHPAVVTVYYEPETAIGEGTANRDFALQLARRGFVVLSIGTTEATKAKTYGIYYPSIEDAKVQPLSMLGYVAANAWYVLASRPEVDSERIGIVGHSFGGKWSLFASCLFDKFACAAWSDPGIVFDEARNSVNYWEPWYLGYHPKPWRKRGLITEENPAFGLYPKLTAEGRDLHELHALMAPRPFLVSAGSEDPSSRWIALNHTIAVNRLLGYSDRVAMTNRPDHSPNDSSNEVIYSFFQHFLQEAPQAASR; from the coding sequence CCAGGCAAAGAATCCGACGAACCGTCCATTGTCATGACGATGCAAAAATTATTGCTCACTGGCTCGGACGTTTTTTACGCACTGAACCAGACTCGCTCGGACGCTCAGGGAGAGACTTGGAGCGATCCCGTTTCAATCGATTCGTTTGCTCGCCAAAGCGTTTCGGCCGATCCGTCGGCGGAGTTGCCGACGGGAGCCGCGATCGCGCCGCAACTGCTACGTGCGGGCGACGAAACGGTCGTTTGCGACTTCACCCCCAAATGGCACGCATCGAGCCAACGGTTGTTGGGTATCGGGCAAACGACTTGGTACCGCAACAATCGCGGTTTGCACCCGGCGCCTCGTGGAATTGCCTACGCGTCGCTCGACCCTAAATCGAACGAATGGACCGATTGGGCAACCGTCGATTTGCCTGCGGAACCAAAGTTTCAAAACGCGGGAGCCGGCAGCGTTCAACGAGTTGATTTACCCGGCGGCGATGTGCTGCTGCCGATCTACTTTAAAGTCGCCAGCGACAAACAATATTCCGTCACCGTCGTTCGTTGTCGTTACGATGGTCACACGTTGGAGTATATCGAACACGGCAATGAAATGACCGTGCCGGTCCAACGTGGGCTGGTCGAACCATCGCTGACTCTCTTTGGCGGTCGCTATTATTTAACGATCCGCAATGATGAACACGGTTACGTCGCGGTCAGCAAAGACGGGCTGAACTTCGATACGCCACGCCGCTGGACCTTTGACGACGGCAGTGATCTGGGCAACTACAACACCCAACAGCACTGGGTCACCCACAGCGACGGTTTGTTTCTCGTCTACACGCGGCGGGGTGCCAACAATGATCATGTGTTTCGCCACCGCGCCCCGTTGTGGATCGCTCGCGTCGATCCCGAGCAATTACATGTGATCCGCGAAACGGAACAGATCTTGGTTCCTGAGAGCGGTGCTCGGCTTGGGAATTTCGGCGTCACCGAGGTCTCGCCAACCGAGACTTGGGTGACCGTGGCGGAATGGATGCAACCGAAGGGAGTCGAGAAACATGGCAGCGACAACCGTGTGTTTGTAGCAAAACTGAAATGGAATCGCCCCAACCACGCGTTTAATGTTCAACCCAATTCGGGTGAGGGGACAGCTTGGAACACGATCAAACCCTACTTTTCGCCACCCCAATCCCTCGAGTCTGAAATGGGCTCATTCCGATCACCACTGCGGTTTAACGATGGTTCGCCTGTCGAGACGAAGCAGGATTGGACGCGGAGACGCGCCGAGATTCTCGCCCAGTGGGAAGCACACCTTGGCCAGTGGCCGCCGCTGATCACGGAGCCTGAACTGGAGTTCCTGGGGTCGCAGCGCCGCGAAAATTTCACACAACATCACGTTCGCTTTCAGTGGACCCCGAGCGAAAAGACAACCGGTTATCTGTTGGTTCCCGAAGGCGAAGGCCCGCACCCCGCCGTCGTCACTGTTTATTATGAACCGGAGACGGCGATTGGAGAGGGAACAGCCAACCGAGACTTCGCGTTACAACTCGCTCGCCGCGGCTTCGTCGTGCTGTCGATCGGCACGACCGAGGCGACGAAAGCGAAAACTTATGGGATTTATTATCCCAGCATTGAAGATGCCAAAGTCCAACCCTTGTCCATGCTCGGATATGTGGCTGCCAACGCTTGGTACGTGCTGGCCAGTCGACCGGAAGTCGACTCCGAGCGAATCGGAATCGTCGGGCACTCATTCGGTGGCAAATGGTCGTTGTTTGCCTCGTGTCTGTTCGACAAGTTTGCCTGCGCCGCTTGGTCCGATCCTGGCATCGTATTCGACGAGGCACGCAACAGCGTCAATTACTGGGAACCGTGGTACCTCGGTTATCATCCCAAACCATGGCGCAAGCGTGGTTTGATTACCGAGGAAAATCCCGCGTTTGGTTTGTATCCCAAGCTCACCGCCGAAGGCCGAGATCTGCACGAACTGCACGCCTTGATGGCACCGCGTCCGTTCTTGGTCTCCGCTGGCTCGGAGGACCCATCGTCGCGTTGGATCGCGCTCAATCACACCATCGCCGTGAACCGCTTGCTCGGCTACTCCGATCGAGTCGCGATGACGAACCGGCCTGACCACTCGCCGAACGACTCCTCTAACGAAGTGATCTATTCGTTCTTTCAGCACTTTTTGCAAGAGGCTCCCCAAGCGGCATCTCGTTGA